A window of the Chiloscyllium plagiosum isolate BGI_BamShark_2017 chromosome 13, ASM401019v2, whole genome shotgun sequence genome harbors these coding sequences:
- the LOC122555631 gene encoding extracellular calcium-sensing receptor-like: MIFTIEEINKDPTILPNTTLGYRVYDTCDSYALRAAMSFLSDAGDEMSNSTCHGAASVAGIIGEAGSLQSSIIASSAGPFQVPIVSYFSTCTCLSDRRKYPTFFRTAPSDYFQTKALAQLVKHFGWSWIGTLANDDDYGRFAIQQFIEQVTEFGACIAFSDILPKIYNAEKISQIVAVMKRSSAKVIVVFSPEREMLQLVQEIASQNVTGIQWLASEAWITGAVLYTEQFLPYLEGAIGFSFRRTEIPGLREFLLRVKPSPHEGGSYTNVFWEELFACNLKLPENTTKGSITRARLCTGSESLEDTDTIYSDISQLRVSYNVYKGVYAIAHALNRLSLCESGNGPFINSSCASIHNFKPWQLLHYLKEVRFTDQFGGEVGFDENGDAIASYDMINCQRGTSGKVEYAQVGRFDSFAIAGQELSLNEHSIVWTGGKTQPPQSACSESCPPGTRKVPRSGEPLCCFDCVACTDGEISNETDSIECTKCSSDDWSNAERIMCIPREIEYLSFEDSAGIILTVIALLGACLTVAVMAIFFRHRNTAIVKANNSELSFLLLSSLVMCFLCSLTFIGRPTSWSCVLSHTAFGIIFVLCISCILAKTVVVLMAFRATLPNSNVMKWFGATQQRTVIFLCTCVQVGICVTWLVRFPPFPVKNTAYQNDKIILECNVGSVAAFYSVLAYISILSCICFVLAFLARKLPDKFNEAKFVTFSMLIFFAVWTAFIPAYVSSPGKYTVVVEIFAILSSSFGLLLCIFTPKCVIILLRPEKNTKKMLMNKY, translated from the exons ATGATCTTTACTATTGAAGAAATCAACAAGGACCCGACCATTTTGCCCAATACTACGCTGGGCTATAGGGTGTATGACACTTGTGATAGCTATGCTCTGAGAGCAGCTATGTCATTTCTGAGTGATGCTGGAGATGAAATGTCAAACAGCACGTGCCATGGAGCAGCGTCTGTTGCAGGAATAATCGGGGAAGCCGGATCTCTTCAGTCCAGTATTATTGCAAGCTCAGCAGGACCGTTCCAAGTTCCCATT GTCAGTTACTTCTCCACGTGTACCTGCCTGAGCGACAGGCGTAAATATCCCACATTTTTCCGGACAGCGCCCAGCGATTATTTTCAGACCAAGGCTTTGGCACAACTTGTGAAACACTTTGGCTGGTCTTGGATTGGAACTCTTGCTAATGACGACGATTACGGGAGATTTGCGATCCAGCAATTCATCGAACAGGTCACCGAGTTTGGCGCTTGTATCGCTTTCTCAGACATTCTGCCGAAGATCTACAACGCAGAGAAAATATCTCAAATCGTGGCTGTGATGAAAAGATCATCAGCCAAGGTTATTGTCGTGTTCAGCCCCGAGAGGGAAATGCTTCAGTTAGTTCAGGAGATCGCTAGCCAAAATGTGACTGGGATCCAATGGCTTGCTAGTGAAGCCTGGATCACTGGTGCTGTGCTTTATACCGAGCAATTCTTGCCCTATCTGGAAGGAGCGATTGGGTTTTCATTTCGCAGAACAGAAATCCCTGGGCTTCGAGAATTCCTCCTCCGAGTGAAACCTTCTCCACACGAGGGGGGTAGCTACACCAATGTGTTCTGGGAGGAACTGTTTGCATGTAACTTAAAACTACCTGAAAATACCACCAAAGGTTCAATTACCAGAGCCCGTTTATGCACAGGATCTGAGAGTCTGGAAGATACTGACACCATATATTCTGATATATCACAGCTCAGAGTTTCATACAACGTGTACAAAGGCGTTTATGCCATTGCCCACGCACTGAATCGCTTAAGCTTGTGTGAGAGCGGTAATGGGCCGTTTATAAACAGTAGCTGTGCGAGCATACATAACTTTAAACCATGGCAG CTCCTTCATTACTTAAAGGAAGTCAGATTCACCGATCAGTTTGGAGGGGAAGTAGGATTTGATGAAAACGGAGATGCAATTGCATCGTACGACATGATTAATTGTCAGAGAGGTACCAGTGGTAAGGTGGAGTACGCCCAGGTGGGTCGTTTTGATTCCTTCGCAATCGCAGGGCAGGAACTTTCTCTGAATGAACATTCCATCGTTTGGACTGGTGGCAAAACTCAG CCCCCTCAATCTGCGTGCAGTGAAAGCTGCCCCCCTGGAACAAGAAAAGTGCCTCGAAGCGGCGAGCCGCTTTGTTGCTTTGACTGTGTGGCTTGTACTGACGGGGAGATTAGTAATGAAACAG ATTCAATAGAGTGCACAAAATGCTCTTCAGATGACTGGTCAAATGCCGAGAGAATCATGTGCATCCCAAGAGAAATCGAATATCTTTCCTTCGAAGATTCAGCAGGCATTATATTGACCGTAATTGCATTGCTAGGAGCTTGTTTAACCGTCGCAGTTATGGCTATTTTTTTCCGACACAGGAACACTGCTATCGTGAAAGCAAACAATTCCGAGTTGAGTTTTCTTCTCTTGAGCTCCCTCGTCATGTGCTTCCTGTGCTCGCTGACATTTATTGGCCGGCCAACCTCCTGGTCCTGTGTACTGAGTCACACAGCGTTTGGAATCATCTTCGTGCTCTGTATCTCTTGTATACTCGCTAAAACTGTGGTGGTGCTGATGGCATTCAGAGCAACGCTCCCCAACAGCAACGTGATGAAGTGGTTTGGTGCCACTCAACAGCGGACTGTCATCTTTCTCTGTACTTGCGTGCAGGTTGGGATCTGTGTCACGTGGCTAGTCAGATTTCCGCCATTCCCTGTGAAAAATACCGCTTATCAAAATGATAAAATCATCTTAGAATGTAATGTTGGCTCAGTGGCGGCTTTCTACAGTGTATTAGCTTATATTAGCATCTTGTCTTGTATCTGTTTTGTGCTGGCCTTTCTAGCAAGGAAATTGCCTGACAAGTTCAACGAGGCGAAGTTTGTAACCTTCAGCATGTTGATTTTTTTCGCAGTATGGACAGCCTTTATTCCCGCTTATGTCAGCTCACCAGGCAAATACACAGTCGTAGTGGAGATCTTTGCAATTTTGTCGTCAAGCTTTGGCCTGCTTCTGTGTATTTTCACCCCGAAATGTGTCATAATTCTGCTGAGGCCAGAGAAGAACACTAAAAAAATGCTCATGAATAAATATTAA